A genomic stretch from Verrucomicrobiota bacterium includes:
- the typA gene encoding translational GTPase TypA has translation MSSDKIRNVAIIAHVDHGKTTLVDQLLQAGGVYRENQVAQERAMDSMDLEKEKGITIKAKNTSVHWRDHIINIVDTPGHADFGGEVERVMKMVDGVILVVDAFGGPQAQTRFVLRKALAEGLHPIIVVNKIDRPNCDPQGSHEKVLELFLELEATDEQFNAPTLYGSAKNGFFSKSPEGPHSDCTPLLQTILDEIPAPQSDPTQPFSMLVSNIDWDDYVGRIAIGKILSGAISKGRPLWRIKKDGTRVQAKVAKVFEYSNLGTQDTADGIAGNIVGLAGFEDIDIGETLAADEAAEALPPVNIDPPSVQMQFSINDGPFAGKDGKHVTSRAIRDRLLREVKTNVSIHVEDTEEAGVFNVSARGAMQIAVLVETMRREGYELLVSRPTVILQRDEAGQLLEPWETLYVEAPSEYANAILKTLNERRGQLENMETMEASGRTLLTASIPTRGIIGLEFELVNLTSGHGIFSHLFKGYAPHAGEISNRKTGTLVSMETGEATTYSLQALEERGTLFVGPQEQVYTGMLIGENPRADDLPVNPVKAKKLDNMRSAGKDHTTKMAPPLKFSLERAIEYIEPDELVETTPTFLRLRKRILDPNERKRASKAAKATA, from the coding sequence ATGTCATCAGACAAAATTCGGAATGTCGCCATCATCGCCCACGTCGATCATGGGAAGACGACCCTCGTGGACCAGTTGCTTCAGGCCGGTGGGGTCTATCGCGAGAATCAAGTCGCCCAGGAAAGGGCCATGGACTCCATGGACCTCGAGAAAGAAAAAGGCATCACCATCAAGGCCAAAAACACCTCGGTCCATTGGCGAGACCACATCATCAATATCGTGGACACACCGGGCCACGCCGACTTTGGGGGCGAAGTCGAGCGCGTTATGAAAATGGTGGATGGGGTCATCCTGGTGGTGGACGCCTTCGGGGGACCGCAGGCCCAAACGCGCTTCGTTTTGCGGAAAGCCTTGGCTGAGGGGCTCCATCCCATCATCGTGGTCAACAAAATCGACCGTCCAAATTGCGATCCCCAGGGCTCTCACGAAAAAGTCTTGGAGCTTTTCCTGGAGTTGGAGGCTACCGATGAGCAGTTCAATGCCCCCACCCTCTACGGTTCCGCCAAAAACGGATTCTTTAGCAAAAGTCCGGAAGGCCCTCACAGCGATTGCACGCCGCTGCTCCAGACCATTCTCGATGAGATCCCCGCTCCCCAATCCGATCCCACGCAGCCTTTCAGCATGCTCGTCTCGAACATCGACTGGGACGACTACGTCGGCCGGATCGCCATCGGAAAAATCCTTTCAGGAGCCATCAGCAAAGGCCGACCTCTCTGGCGGATCAAGAAGGACGGCACGCGGGTCCAGGCCAAAGTGGCCAAGGTCTTTGAATACTCCAACTTGGGCACCCAAGACACCGCCGATGGGATCGCCGGCAACATTGTCGGCCTGGCAGGGTTTGAGGACATTGATATTGGCGAAACCCTAGCAGCCGACGAGGCGGCCGAGGCCTTGCCTCCGGTCAATATCGATCCCCCGTCCGTCCAAATGCAATTCTCCATCAATGACGGGCCCTTCGCGGGCAAGGACGGGAAACACGTCACCTCCCGAGCCATTCGCGATCGTCTCTTGCGCGAGGTCAAAACAAACGTCTCCATCCACGTGGAGGACACCGAGGAAGCCGGCGTCTTCAACGTCTCGGCCCGGGGTGCCATGCAAATTGCCGTCCTCGTGGAGACCATGCGGAGGGAAGGCTACGAGCTGCTCGTCTCACGGCCGACCGTCATTTTGCAACGGGACGAGGCAGGCCAACTCCTTGAACCTTGGGAAACTCTCTATGTGGAAGCGCCCAGCGAGTATGCCAACGCCATTCTGAAAACGCTCAACGAGCGCCGCGGCCAGCTCGAAAACATGGAAACCATGGAAGCCTCCGGACGGACGCTCCTTACGGCTTCCATCCCCACCCGGGGGATCATCGGGCTGGAATTTGAACTCGTGAATCTGACTTCCGGGCACGGCATCTTCAGTCACCTCTTCAAAGGGTATGCCCCGCACGCCGGCGAAATCAGCAATCGCAAGACGGGCACCCTCGTGAGCATGGAGACCGGTGAAGCCACCACCTACTCGCTCCAAGCCTTGGAGGAGCGAGGGACTCTCTTCGTAGGCCCCCAGGAGCAAGTCTATACCGGCATGCTCATCGGCGAAAATCCTCGCGCGGACGACTTGCCGGTCAATCCGGTCAAGGCCAAGAAGCTCGATAACATGCGCTCAGCCGGCAAGGACCATACCACCAAGATGGCCCCTCCACTCAAATTCAGCTTGGAGCGAGCCATCGAATACATCGAGCCGGATGAATTGGTGGAAACCACCCCGACCTTCCTTCGGCTTCGCAAGCGCATCCTCGATCCCAACGAGCGCAAGCGGGCCAGCAAAGCAGCCAAAGCCACGGCCTAG
- a CDS encoding uracil-DNA glycosylase family protein: MPSEIAKGLIEAARSLTEVLGGLRFGPPVTHLYNPLRYAAAAHAEYLTRFGDSKKRVLFLGMNPGPYGMAQTGVPFGEVAAVRDWMGIECAVARPENEHPKRPIQGFACARSEVSGRRLWGFFGERFPRPEDFFRDHFVANYCPLVWMEASGRNRTPDKLPVSEREPVEAACDAHLLKVVEWLDPEWVVGVGGFAEKRLEMISDRSGPRRRGRILHPSPASPAANRDWAGTAHRQLKEQGIWG; encoded by the coding sequence ATGCCGAGTGAGATCGCCAAGGGCTTGATCGAGGCGGCTCGTTCCTTGACGGAAGTCTTGGGAGGCCTCCGCTTCGGTCCTCCTGTGACGCATCTTTACAATCCCCTGAGGTATGCGGCAGCGGCTCATGCGGAGTATCTCACTCGATTTGGCGACTCGAAAAAGCGGGTCCTGTTTCTCGGTATGAATCCCGGGCCTTATGGCATGGCCCAGACAGGAGTGCCTTTTGGCGAGGTGGCCGCGGTCCGGGATTGGATGGGGATCGAATGCGCGGTGGCTCGTCCGGAAAACGAACACCCCAAGCGCCCCATCCAGGGCTTCGCCTGCGCTCGCTCCGAGGTCAGTGGCCGGAGGCTCTGGGGTTTTTTCGGTGAGCGCTTCCCTCGTCCAGAGGACTTTTTTCGGGATCACTTTGTGGCGAACTACTGCCCGCTGGTTTGGATGGAGGCGTCGGGGCGCAATCGCACCCCGGACAAGTTGCCAGTGAGCGAGAGAGAGCCGGTGGAAGCGGCCTGCGATGCGCATCTGCTGAAGGTAGTGGAATGGCTTGATCCCGAATGGGTCGTGGGAGTGGGAGGCTTTGCCGAGAAGCGTTTAGAGATGATTTCTGATCGCTCGGGACCGCGCCGGCGAGGCCGCATTCTTCATCCCTCCCCGGCCAGTCCGGCAGCCAACCGGGATTGGGCAGGAACCGCTCATCGGCAATTGAAAGAGCAGGGGATTTGGGGGTAG
- a CDS encoding polyphenol oxidase family protein, with translation MAHLFTLRVPGLDVAVRKEEVLPRLQSSFTLAAEGLGTPWEQVLLAEQVHGSHVQVVDSPRPTVPQCDGLLTRNTALTLGILVADCAAVFLVDPITRATGLLHSGRQGTEQEIASKAIRQMATSFGTDPSHLVVQISPCIRPPHYEMDFAKRIQEQCLREGVSPLRVHGPPACTGSRMDRYYSYRLEKGKTGRMLALLRGSA, from the coding sequence GTGGCTCATTTGTTCACGCTGCGTGTTCCTGGACTCGATGTCGCGGTCAGGAAAGAGGAGGTGCTTCCACGACTGCAATCCTCCTTCACTCTCGCTGCCGAAGGTTTGGGCACGCCTTGGGAACAGGTGCTTTTGGCTGAGCAAGTGCATGGCTCCCATGTTCAAGTGGTCGATTCGCCCCGCCCCACCGTTCCCCAGTGTGACGGGCTGTTGACCCGAAATACCGCTCTCACATTGGGCATTTTGGTGGCGGACTGCGCGGCCGTTTTTTTGGTGGACCCCATCACTCGCGCCACGGGCTTGCTTCACTCTGGTCGCCAGGGGACCGAGCAAGAGATTGCATCAAAGGCGATTCGTCAAATGGCCACCAGCTTTGGCACCGATCCCTCTCACCTCGTGGTGCAAATCAGCCCTTGTATCCGGCCTCCGCATTACGAGATGGACTTTGCCAAACGCATCCAGGAGCAGTGTCTCCGGGAAGGGGTCAGCCCCTTGCGCGTCCATGGGCCGCCTGCTTGCACGGGCTCCCGAATGGATCGCTATTACTCCTATCGTCTCGAAAAAGGAAAGACGGGGAGGATGCTGGCGCTTTTGCGTGGAAGCGCTTGA
- the ispE gene encoding 4-(cytidine 5'-diphospho)-2-C-methyl-D-erythritol kinase yields the protein MPAVALIPRIARAYAKVNLSLEIKGQRSDGFHELSTVMTRVSLYDELLFEPRKEGGIEFVCREEGVPSNDENLVVRAARELEKVTGKSLSVRIVLRKQIPTEGGLGGGSSNAATTLRELNEIFRLKLKPPALEKVAARLGSDVPFFLRDCVCQATGRGEELAAREDDWELPVVLLKLPFGVPTPWAYQEWSGAKPLPGILAAPQICPWGPMVNDLEVPVFQKYLPLADMKRWLLEQPEVHAALLCGSGSTMLAILGDPYGGQDLAKRAQEEFGKSLWTWVGSTLPKL from the coding sequence GTGCCTGCTGTCGCCCTAATTCCCCGGATTGCCCGTGCTTACGCCAAGGTGAATTTGTCTCTCGAAATCAAGGGCCAGCGGAGTGACGGTTTCCACGAGCTTTCCACGGTCATGACCCGGGTGTCCTTGTATGACGAGCTGCTCTTCGAGCCCCGCAAGGAGGGTGGAATTGAATTTGTCTGCCGAGAGGAGGGGGTCCCTTCGAACGACGAAAATCTGGTGGTGCGGGCTGCCCGGGAATTGGAGAAGGTGACTGGGAAGTCGCTCTCGGTGCGGATCGTGCTGCGGAAACAAATCCCGACCGAAGGAGGCTTGGGCGGCGGGAGCAGCAATGCCGCCACCACCTTGAGAGAACTCAATGAAATCTTTCGGCTCAAGCTGAAGCCGCCTGCTCTTGAAAAGGTGGCCGCTCGTCTCGGTTCGGACGTGCCCTTTTTCCTGCGAGACTGCGTGTGCCAGGCGACAGGGCGAGGGGAGGAGCTGGCCGCGCGGGAAGATGATTGGGAGCTACCCGTTGTCCTGCTCAAACTGCCTTTCGGTGTTCCCACGCCTTGGGCCTACCAGGAGTGGAGCGGTGCCAAGCCTCTTCCCGGCATTTTGGCTGCCCCGCAAATTTGTCCCTGGGGGCCCATGGTGAATGACCTCGAGGTCCCGGTCTTTCAAAAATACCTTCCCCTGGCAGATATGAAAAGATGGCTTTTGGAGCAGCCGGAAGTGCATGCCGCTCTCTTATGTGGCTCGGGATCGACCATGCTGGCCATCCTAGGGGATCCCTATGGAGGCCAAGACCTGGCCAAGCGGGCTCAAGAGGAGTTTGGGAAGTCTCTCTGGACCTGGGTGGGCAGCACGCTGCCGAAATTGTAG
- a CDS encoding nitroreductase family protein, protein MSLIDQLNWRYATKQFDSTRQLSEEKLQTLLEALRLSASSFGLQPWHFFVLKNAEIRAQLLEHSWGQKQVTDASEVILFCQPTAFSEADVDAFLEDTMQTRGVSRESLAGYEGMMKGFLDRMEPEVLHGWARNQVYLALGSFLVACAAEGVDACPMEGFQPSEYDRILGLEEKGLTAVVVCPIGYRSEEDKYASLAKVRFPMETVLSVIE, encoded by the coding sequence ATGTCTTTGATTGATCAACTCAACTGGCGCTACGCCACCAAACAATTCGATTCAACCCGCCAGCTTTCGGAGGAAAAACTCCAAACCCTTCTCGAAGCGCTTCGGCTCTCCGCTTCTTCTTTCGGCCTGCAACCATGGCACTTCTTCGTTTTGAAGAATGCGGAAATTCGAGCACAGCTCTTGGAACATTCTTGGGGGCAAAAACAGGTCACGGATGCCTCCGAAGTCATTCTTTTCTGTCAGCCAACCGCTTTTTCTGAAGCCGACGTCGATGCCTTTCTCGAAGACACCATGCAAACTCGCGGCGTCAGTCGGGAATCCTTGGCTGGCTACGAAGGCATGATGAAAGGGTTTCTCGACCGCATGGAGCCGGAAGTTCTCCATGGCTGGGCTCGCAATCAGGTCTACCTTGCGCTCGGTTCCTTTCTCGTAGCCTGCGCGGCCGAGGGGGTGGATGCTTGCCCGATGGAAGGCTTTCAGCCAAGCGAGTATGACCGAATTCTCGGCCTGGAGGAAAAGGGGCTGACCGCGGTGGTCGTCTGTCCCATTGGCTACCGTTCGGAGGAGGACAAGTATGCCAGCCTAGCGAAAGTCCGGTTCCCCATGGAGACCGTCTTGAGCGTGATCGAGTAA
- a CDS encoding polysaccharide biosynthesis/export family protein — MNAAKRIACFALGSLGSMGASWAQEAPAPPVTEGNIGQTASWRERYELGPGDTLNFAFYGRPELDRKGTRIAPDGTVSYLQAQNVLVAGLSIDEARIALEEELKGVFKYPRLILTPGEIQSKRYIVLGKVMSRGVFPLDRPLTLVEAIAESDGFEVGLLDENTVELADMDRSFISRKGERLPIDFRALFLEGDMTQNVELEPNDYIYIADGVSSAYYVFGAVTLPGLQFFTPGATIVTALTRRSSYTDDAYLDRVLVVRGSLQKPETIVVDVGEILKGKQPDFPLEPQDIVYVSERPWRRVERLTDIAIRSFLTSATTSWININVDDIITSPIIGGADLTR; from the coding sequence ATGAACGCCGCGAAACGGATCGCCTGTTTTGCCCTGGGGTCCTTGGGATCCATGGGGGCCTCCTGGGCTCAAGAAGCACCCGCTCCTCCCGTGACCGAGGGCAATATTGGCCAAACCGCCTCGTGGCGAGAACGCTACGAACTCGGCCCGGGCGATACCCTGAACTTCGCTTTTTACGGTCGCCCCGAACTCGACCGCAAAGGAACCCGCATCGCCCCCGATGGCACCGTATCCTACCTCCAAGCGCAGAATGTGCTCGTGGCGGGGCTCTCCATCGATGAAGCGCGGATCGCCTTAGAAGAGGAGCTGAAGGGCGTCTTCAAATACCCGCGTCTCATCCTGACCCCGGGCGAAATTCAAAGCAAACGCTACATCGTCTTGGGCAAAGTCATGTCGCGAGGCGTCTTCCCCCTGGACCGCCCCCTCACTCTCGTGGAAGCGATTGCGGAGTCAGATGGCTTCGAGGTGGGTCTACTGGATGAAAACACCGTGGAGCTCGCCGATATGGACCGGTCCTTCATTTCGCGCAAAGGAGAGCGGCTCCCCATCGACTTCCGCGCGCTCTTTTTGGAGGGCGATATGACCCAAAACGTCGAACTCGAGCCCAACGACTACATCTACATCGCCGATGGGGTCAGCAGCGCCTACTACGTCTTCGGAGCGGTCACCCTGCCTGGCCTGCAATTCTTCACTCCCGGAGCCACCATCGTGACAGCGCTCACCAGGCGAAGTAGCTACACGGACGACGCCTACCTCGACCGCGTTTTGGTGGTACGAGGTAGCCTGCAAAAGCCCGAGACCATCGTGGTCGATGTGGGAGAGATCCTTAAGGGCAAACAGCCGGATTTCCCTCTCGAGCCCCAAGACATCGTCTATGTTTCCGAAAGGCCTTGGCGGCGAGTCGAGCGGCTCACCGATATCGCCATTCGCTCCTTCCTCACCAGTGCCACCACCAGTTGGATCAATATCAATGTGGATGACATCATCACGAGCCCCATCATTGGGGGCGCGGACCTGACCCGATGA
- a CDS encoding P-II family nitrogen regulator has product MKKVEAIIKPFKLEDVKESLSEIGVQGMTVTEVKGFGRQKGHTEIYRGSEYTVDFLPKVKLEIVIEDSMLEQVTKTIAESANTGKIGDGKVFVSDVLEAVRIRTGEEGGEALATN; this is encoded by the coding sequence ATGAAAAAAGTCGAGGCGATCATCAAACCTTTCAAACTGGAGGACGTCAAAGAGTCCCTCTCCGAGATCGGGGTTCAGGGAATGACAGTGACGGAGGTGAAAGGGTTTGGACGGCAAAAAGGTCACACTGAAATTTATCGGGGCAGTGAATACACCGTTGATTTCCTCCCCAAGGTGAAATTGGAGATCGTGATCGAGGACAGCATGCTCGAGCAGGTCACCAAAACCATCGCCGAATCAGCCAATACCGGAAAGATCGGAGACGGCAAGGTCTTCGTCTCAGACGTCTTGGAAGCCGTTCGGATTCGGACTGGGGAAGAAGGCGGGGAGGCGCTCGCCACCAACTAG
- a CDS encoding polysaccharide biosynthesis/export family protein, with the protein MKARSRRRISEDALRSLPAVGLLALVTSCAHLPIKSTFDPRASPIDPRDIVFEDAEIDRGRVQPEMLRPPSEAYLLGPGDVLEIEVSEIEDTLSRTYIMPDGLVYFNLAGGVRAEGLTTAELTLKLQEVLAADYAKPIVNVTLVEVKSRRYWILGRVYAPGIYPLRQPTSLLEAISMAGGLFAARFSGRTEELADLGNSVLIRDGKILPIDFVELVREGDTSQNVFLRHNDFIYLPSAQSSRVLLLGAVQKPQAVSFRDSLSLVEAMAYGAGPLAAASLTKVVILRGSIKDPQVAIVDFKAILTGKETDLALQPGDIIWVPKDIWDKPEEYVDLILQDAVRTIAINEGANSVGSDQETVITIPAGGG; encoded by the coding sequence ATGAAAGCCAGGTCGCGCCGCCGGATCTCAGAAGACGCCCTTCGCTCTCTGCCGGCGGTTGGTCTGCTGGCGCTGGTCACCTCCTGCGCGCACCTGCCCATCAAATCGACCTTTGATCCACGGGCCAGCCCGATCGACCCCCGGGACATCGTCTTCGAAGACGCTGAGATCGATCGAGGTCGCGTCCAGCCGGAAATGCTCCGCCCCCCCAGTGAGGCCTATCTACTGGGGCCAGGCGATGTGCTCGAGATCGAAGTCTCCGAGATCGAAGACACCCTCTCGCGCACCTACATCATGCCGGATGGATTGGTGTATTTCAATCTGGCAGGAGGCGTCCGTGCCGAAGGGCTGACCACGGCCGAGCTGACCCTCAAACTCCAAGAAGTCCTCGCAGCGGACTACGCCAAGCCGATTGTGAACGTCACCTTGGTGGAAGTCAAAAGTCGCCGCTATTGGATTCTTGGCCGGGTCTACGCTCCGGGCATCTACCCTCTTCGCCAACCGACGAGCTTGCTGGAGGCCATCTCGATGGCAGGGGGGCTGTTCGCGGCCCGTTTCTCTGGCCGGACCGAGGAACTGGCCGACTTGGGCAATAGTGTCCTCATTCGCGATGGGAAAATTCTCCCCATCGATTTCGTAGAGCTGGTGCGGGAGGGAGACACCTCGCAAAATGTCTTTCTCCGCCACAATGACTTCATCTACCTCCCCTCTGCCCAAAGCAGTCGGGTGCTGTTGCTGGGAGCCGTGCAAAAGCCCCAAGCGGTCAGCTTCCGAGACAGTCTCAGCCTCGTGGAAGCCATGGCCTATGGAGCGGGACCTCTCGCGGCTGCCTCCCTCACCAAGGTCGTCATTCTCCGGGGATCGATCAAGGACCCCCAGGTCGCGATCGTGGATTTCAAAGCCATCCTGACTGGGAAGGAAACCGACCTCGCCCTTCAGCCGGGCGATATCATCTGGGTCCCCAAGGACATCTGGGACAAGCCAGAAGAGTATGTCGACCTCATCCTCCAAGACGCCGTCCGCACCATCGCCATCAACGAAGGCGCCAACTCCGTAGGGTCCGACCAAGAAACGGTCATCACCATTCCTGCTGGGGGCGGGTAA
- a CDS encoding MarR family transcriptional regulator: MNAIPKLTDAREGPDVDKLADLVMLTQRTCLLDLTKELNKGSVSFPQFYLLGYLSTEESMTMSEIAGKMGHSTAAATGLVDRLEKLGYVERIHAADDRRKILVQITAKGEALLLTLRAALANSLSSMMADLDGDDKSLLTSAFQR, translated from the coding sequence ATGAACGCCATTCCGAAACTTACCGACGCCCGAGAGGGGCCAGACGTCGACAAATTGGCTGACTTAGTCATGCTGACGCAAAGAACGTGTTTGCTGGATCTGACCAAGGAGCTGAACAAAGGCAGTGTTTCTTTCCCGCAATTCTACCTTCTGGGCTATCTTTCCACGGAGGAGAGTATGACAATGAGTGAAATCGCCGGTAAGATGGGCCACTCGACCGCGGCGGCGACCGGCTTGGTCGATCGTTTGGAGAAGCTGGGGTATGTGGAGCGCATCCATGCCGCAGACGATCGGCGCAAAATTCTGGTGCAAATCACGGCCAAAGGAGAGGCGCTTCTGTTGACTTTGCGGGCTGCGCTTGCGAATTCCCTCTCTTCGATGATGGCCGATCTTGATGGCGACGACAAAAGCCTCCTGACCAGTGCCTTCCAGCGCTGA